The genomic window GTCGGGGAGGGTGAAGGCGTCAGCGAGGAAGTCGAAGACGCCGTCGGTGCCGGGGACCGGGAACCACACGTAGTCGGTGTCGACCTTGAGGCCCGCCTCGTCGAGGCCGGCGACGGCCCAGTCGCCCATGACGTTGTAGGCGGCCTTGCCGTCCATGACGGGCTTCATGGCGGGCTCCCAGTCCTCGGTGTAGAGGGAGGAGTCAGTGAAGGAGACGATGGTGGAGTAGTGGTCGAGGGCCTTCTTGACCTCGGCGCCGCCCCAGTCGGTCGTGCCGTCGAAGAGGCCGTTGTAGCCCTCGGTGCCGAGGTCCGCGATGAGGACGGTCTCGAGGAGCTCGAGCTGGGTCCAGGCCATGCCCATGGTGATCGGCGTGTAACCGGCGTCCTTGATGGTCTTCATGTCCTCGATCCACCCGTCGATGTCGCTCGCGGGCTTGGTGGGGTCGAGGCCCGCCGCCTTGAGGACCTTCGTGGAGGCCCAGACGACGTTGGCGCGGTGGACGTTGGAGGGGATGGAGTAGGTCTTGCCCTCGGAGTCCTTGAGGCGGTCGAGCAGGGTGCTCGGGAACGCGTCGGTGAGCCCGAACTCGGTGTAGAGGTCGGAGACGTCGACGAGGTAGCCCGCGTCGATGTCGGCCTGGATCTCGGCCCCCGCGTGCGCCTGGTAGGTGTCCGGCGGGTTGCCGGCGGCGAGGTCGGCGGCGAGCTTCTGCTTCGCCTGGGAGCCGGCGCCGCCCGAGACGGCCTTGTTCTCGAAGGTGGTGTCGGGGAACTGGGAGCTGAAGACCTTGACGAGGGCGTCCAGGCCCAGCTTCTCAGAGCCGGCCGACCACCAGGTGACGACATCCACCTGGCTGGCGTCGCCCGAGCCCGCGGCCGAGGAGCCGGTGGAGCCCTCGTCCTCGGATCCTGAGGTGCCGCAGGAGGCGAGGGTGGCGGCCACGGCGGTGGCGGCGAGGCCGGCCAGGACGCCACGGCGGGTGATGACGAGTGTGCTGCGCATAGGGGTGCTCCTCAGAACGACGGTGTTCGTGGGTGTTCTTCGTCCCGTCGGCTCCCTCGCCGACGGCTGCGGCCGATCCGCCCTCCGTTGGACATCCGACCTCCAGGCAACGAACGATAGTGCGACCCATGTCACCCATCAAGCACCTGGGTGGCAGCAAGGCGAATGTGCATCCTCTTGTGACCCTGAGGCACGCGGCGGCCCCGCCCTCGGGCGAGGACGGGGCCGCGGTGCGCGTCGTTCCCGGGACTGCCCGGACGGGGCTCAGTGACCTCAGATGAGGCCCATGCCGGCGACGGTGTTCTTCTCATCGACGAGCTCGGCGATGGAGGCGTCGATGCGGGCGCGGGAGAACTCGTCGATCTCGAGGCCCTCGACGACCTTCCACTCGCCGCCCTCGGAGACGGCCGGGAGACCGGCGATGACGCCCTCGGGGATGCCGTAGGAGCCGTCCGTCGGGA from Actinomyces radicidentis includes these protein-coding regions:
- a CDS encoding ABC transporter substrate-binding protein, producing the protein MRSTLVITRRGVLAGLAATAVAATLASCGTSGSEDEGSTGSSAAGSGDASQVDVVTWWSAGSEKLGLDALVKVFSSQFPDTTFENKAVSGGAGSQAKQKLAADLAAGNPPDTYQAHAGAEIQADIDAGYLVDVSDLYTEFGLTDAFPSTLLDRLKDSEGKTYSIPSNVHRANVVWASTKVLKAAGLDPTKPASDIDGWIEDMKTIKDAGYTPITMGMAWTQLELLETVLIADLGTEGYNGLFDGTTDWGGAEVKKALDHYSTIVSFTDSSLYTEDWEPAMKPVMDGKAAYNVMGDWAVAGLDEAGLKVDTDYVWFPVPGTDGVFDFLADAFTLPDGATHPGGAKNWLQCISSKEGQIAFNTVKGSIPSRSDLTDDEKAEFSEYQKAAMDSFGKDTIVSSIAHGAALPAKASNAMNDALTKFAQGASDVASLQTELKAAYDSVAG